In bacterium, the sequence GTCTCCTTGGTCGATTTCGTCGCCGAGCTGAACGCTCCGACCGATGCCAAGGCCGTCAACGCCCTCTTCGAGAAGGCGGCGGCTTCGGGGCCGCTCAAGGGGATCTTCGATTACTCGACCGAGCCCCTGGTCAGCACCGATTACAACGGCTCGCGCTTCTCTTCGGTGGTCGACGGCTTGTCCACCAAGGTGATGGAAGGAAACCTGGTCAAGGTCCTTTCGTGGTACGATAATGAGACCGGCTTCAGCCAACGGATGCTCGATTTAGCCCATTACATCGGCAAGAGCTTGTAATGATCAAAAGCCTTCAAGAATTGGAGCTCAAGGAGAAGCGGGTCTTCGTGCGGGTCGATTTCAACGTCCCGCTCGACAAGCAGGGCGTCATCCAGGACGACGCCCGCATCGTCGCCAGCCTGCCGACCTTGCGCCATGCCTTGGCGGCCGGGGCCAAGCTCATCGTCGCTTCCCACTTGGGCCGGCCCAAGGGCCAGCCCGATCCCAAATACAGCCTGATGCCGGTGGCGGCGCGGCTCTCCGAGCTCTTGGAGCGCGAGGTGACCTTTCCCGAGGATTGCGTCGGCGACGCCGTCAAGAAGCTGGTCACCGAGATGCGCGAAGGCGAGATCATCCTCTTGGAGAACCTCCGCTTCCATCCCGAGGAAGAGGCCAACGATCCGATTTTCAGCGAGCGCCTGGCGGCGCTGGCCGACGTCTACATCAACGACGCTTTCGGCACCCTCCACCGGGCCCATGCTTCGACGGTGGGAATGGTCCCGCTGGTCAAGGAGAAGGCGGCCGGCCTCTTGGTCCTCAAGGAAGTTCAGGTCTTGAGCCGTTTGCTCCACGAGCCGGAGCGGCCCTTCATCGCGATCCTGGGCGGGGCCAAGGTTTCGGACAAGCTCGGCGTGATCGAGAACCTGCTTCGGCTGGTCGACGGCCTGCTGATCGGCGGCGCGATGGCTTACACTTTTTTGAAGGCCCAAGGCGTCGAGGTCGGCAACTCGCTGGTCGAGGACGCCAAGATTCACACCGCCGCCAAGCTCTTGGAGCGGGCCAAAGTGAAGGACATTCGCTTCGAGCTGCCCCAGGATCATGTCGTGGGGAAAGAGCTGAAGCCGGGGACCGATTTCAAGACCACCTCCGGTCCCAACATTCCCCAGGGCTGGATGGGGCTCGATATCGGGCCCAAGACCGTCGAGGAGTTCGCGGCCCAGATCGCCAAAGCCAAGACCGTGCTGTGGAACGGCCCGCTGGGCGCCTTTGAAATTCCGCCATTCGAAAAAGGCAGCGTCGAAATCGCCCGGGCCCTGGCTTCTTGCCCGGGAATGACCGTGGTCGGCGGCGGCGATTCGCTGTCGGCGGTGAAGGCCGCCGGGGTCGGCGAGAAGCTCAGCCATCTTTCGACCGGCGGCGGAGCCACCTTGGAATTTCTTGAGGGTAAAACTTTGCCGGGCCTCAAGGCCCTGGAAATCGAGAGCGCCACGTGATTCCTGATCTGCGCCGGCCCATGATCGTCGGCAATTGGAAGATGAACAACACCGTCGCCGAGGCGATCAAGCTGGTCACCTCGCTGAAGAACCTCATCGCCGACTACGCCCATATCGACGTCGCGGTGGCGCCGCCCTATACCGCGCTCTATTCGGTCTCGGTGGCCCTGTCCGACACCAATATGGCTCTGGCCGCCCAGAACATGTTCTGGGAAGAGGAGGGAGCTTTCACCGGCGAGATCGCCGGGCCTTTCCTGAAGGAAGTCGGCTGCGATTACGTGATTTTGGGCCACTCCGAGCGGCGCAACATCTTCGGCGAGACCGACAAAATGGTGAATCAGAAGCTCCAGGCCGCCTTAAAAAGTGACCTAATTCCAATCCTTTGCGTCGGCGAAAACCTCGCCCAGCGGGAAAAGGGCAGCACCTTGGAAGTGATCGAGGGCCAGCTCAAAGCCGACTTGGACGACGTCGCCATGCACGATTTTGAAAAGATGATCTTGGCCTATGAGCCGGTTTGGGCTATCGGCACCGGCCGGACGGCGAAGCCGGAGCAGGCCGGGGAGGTCCACCACTTCATCCGAAGCTGGCTGACCAAGC encodes:
- a CDS encoding phosphoglycerate kinase, with protein sequence MIKSLQELELKEKRVFVRVDFNVPLDKQGVIQDDARIVASLPTLRHALAAGAKLIVASHLGRPKGQPDPKYSLMPVAARLSELLEREVTFPEDCVGDAVKKLVTEMREGEIILLENLRFHPEEEANDPIFSERLAALADVYINDAFGTLHRAHASTVGMVPLVKEKAAGLLVLKEVQVLSRLLHEPERPFIAILGGAKVSDKLGVIENLLRLVDGLLIGGAMAYTFLKAQGVEVGNSLVEDAKIHTAAKLLERAKVKDIRFELPQDHVVGKELKPGTDFKTTSGPNIPQGWMGLDIGPKTVEEFAAQIAKAKTVLWNGPLGAFEIPPFEKGSVEIARALASCPGMTVVGGGDSLSAVKAAGVGEKLSHLSTGGGATLEFLEGKTLPGLKALEIESAT
- the tpiA gene encoding triose-phosphate isomerase encodes the protein MIPDLRRPMIVGNWKMNNTVAEAIKLVTSLKNLIADYAHIDVAVAPPYTALYSVSVALSDTNMALAAQNMFWEEEGAFTGEIAGPFLKEVGCDYVILGHSERRNIFGETDKMVNQKLQAALKSDLIPILCVGENLAQREKGSTLEVIEGQLKADLDDVAMHDFEKMILAYEPVWAIGTGRTAKPEQAGEVHHFIRSWLTKHYDAPTANRVRLLYGGSVNPDNAPALMKETHVDGLLVGGASLDAESFAKIVKFEERMS